A DNA window from Pseudodesulfovibrio thermohalotolerans contains the following coding sequences:
- a CDS encoding sensor histidine kinase — protein sequence MVRPNLRQTIILGIAIFTLAFGTIALLSLSTLDRLQEAVLLVERADDLRNLILEIRREEKNFFLYRDNDLFSVGRKNLNLAGTILDKLSGGIAALHGEHHDAELELNLARYGELLVELDTAPPGIGENSPEAQALRETGQNLVKHSKAIAELERGNILDINQRLRMTLFISMAAVAVVVLTLVLFVSKAILGPLRQVQEATRRIARGNFSPLEVHGHGDEIQQVFVALNSMVEELKKRQTQLVQAQKLSSIGTLASGIAHQLNNPLNNISTSVQILAEETGGKDPFADKMMRNISQETLRARDIVKGMLEFSRHKDFHPGPCNLSDLLWSAVRLVSSQIGAHISVDIDVPDDMTLFLDRQRFQEALLNLIINSVQAIGDAEGTIRIRAAREPGHKILTISDNGPGMDPTTLQRIFDPFFSTKEVGQGTGLGLYIVYGIIEEHRGSIRVDSAPGKGTSFIITLPLEPEETA from the coding sequence ATGGTCAGACCCAACCTCAGACAAACCATCATACTCGGCATCGCCATCTTCACTCTGGCATTCGGGACCATCGCCCTGCTTTCCCTGTCCACCTTGGACAGGCTCCAAGAGGCGGTCCTTCTGGTGGAGCGGGCCGACGACCTGCGCAATCTCATCCTGGAAATCCGGCGCGAGGAGAAAAACTTCTTTCTCTACCGGGACAACGACCTCTTTTCTGTGGGCCGCAAGAATCTCAACCTCGCCGGGACCATCCTCGACAAGCTGTCAGGCGGCATCGCCGCGCTCCACGGCGAACATCACGACGCCGAGCTGGAGCTGAATCTGGCGCGATACGGCGAGCTGCTCGTCGAACTCGACACAGCCCCGCCGGGAATCGGCGAAAACAGCCCGGAGGCACAGGCCCTGCGCGAAACCGGACAAAACCTGGTGAAGCATTCCAAGGCCATAGCCGAGCTGGAACGCGGCAACATCCTGGACATCAACCAGCGGCTGCGCATGACCCTGTTCATCTCCATGGCCGCCGTGGCCGTTGTGGTCCTGACCCTGGTTCTCTTCGTGTCCAAGGCCATCCTCGGGCCGCTTCGCCAGGTGCAGGAAGCCACGCGGCGCATCGCCAGGGGCAACTTCTCCCCTTTGGAGGTCCATGGGCATGGCGACGAGATTCAACAGGTCTTCGTGGCCCTCAACTCCATGGTGGAGGAACTCAAGAAACGCCAGACCCAACTGGTGCAGGCCCAGAAGCTCTCCTCCATCGGCACCCTCGCCTCGGGCATTGCCCACCAGCTCAACAATCCCCTGAATAACATCTCCACCTCGGTTCAGATTCTGGCCGAGGAGACCGGGGGCAAGGACCCCTTCGCGGACAAGATGATGCGCAACATCAGCCAGGAGACCCTGCGCGCCCGCGACATCGTCAAGGGGATGCTCGAATTTTCCCGGCACAAGGATTTCCACCCCGGCCCGTGCAATCTCAGCGACCTGCTCTGGAGCGCCGTGCGCCTGGTTTCAAGCCAGATCGGGGCGCACATCTCCGTGGACATCGACGTGCCGGACGACATGACGCTTTTCCTTGACCGACAGCGTTTCCAGGAAGCCCTGCTCAACCTCATCATCAACTCCGTACAGGCCATCGGCGACGCGGAAGGAACCATCCGCATCCGGGCCGCGCGAGAGCCGGGCCACAAGATCCTGACCATTTCCGATAACGGTCCGGGCATGGACCCGACGACCCTGCAACGTATCTTCGACCCGTTCTTCTCCACCAAGGAAGTGGGCCAGGGCACGGGCCTCGGCCTCTACATCGTCTACGGCATCATTGAAGAGCACCGAGGTTCCATCCGCGTGGACTCCGCACCGGGCAAGGGCACTTCGTTCATCATCACCCTGCCCCTTGAACCCGAGGAGACTGCATGA
- a CDS encoding sigma-54-dependent transcriptional regulator, whose amino-acid sequence MTDASILVVEDERIARENLTHVLTGSGYDVTALASAEEALREMDKKDFDLVVTDLMLPGMDGIRLLELIRAHHSPTTVIVVTGHATVANAVKAMQKGAHSYIAKPLKLDELRLQVERALKQHALSQEVLRLREIVAEGKRDLPLVGQSDIFVQLKKDVRQLAQMNCNVLIQGETGTGKELVARGIHMLSPRSHERFMAINCGTFTAELMDKELFGHEKGAFTGANRSQKGILEAADGGTVFFDEIGELPLNMQVKLLRVLQERNFLRVGGTREIPVDIRVIAATNCDLHELVEKGEFRQDLYYRLNVVTLYAPPLREHREDIPLLVGHFLEKHRQPGQTVKAIAQETLDILTSYPFPGNVRELENVVQRALALGQGAVFTPELLPDEIAETEVKAPLPTLEDMEKACIKKALAASAGNKTQAARVLGIDRVSLWRKIKRFRLE is encoded by the coding sequence ATGACCGACGCGTCCATACTGGTGGTCGAGGACGAACGCATCGCGCGGGAAAACCTTACCCACGTCCTGACCGGAAGCGGCTATGACGTCACGGCCCTGGCTTCGGCCGAGGAAGCACTCCGAGAGATGGACAAAAAGGATTTCGACCTGGTCGTCACCGACCTGATGCTGCCGGGAATGGACGGCATCCGGCTGCTGGAGCTCATCCGCGCGCACCACTCCCCGACCACAGTCATCGTTGTCACGGGCCACGCCACCGTGGCCAACGCGGTCAAGGCCATGCAGAAGGGCGCCCACTCCTACATCGCCAAGCCCCTCAAGCTCGACGAGCTGCGATTGCAGGTGGAACGCGCTCTGAAACAGCATGCCCTGTCCCAGGAAGTCCTGCGGCTCAGGGAGATCGTCGCCGAGGGCAAACGCGACCTGCCCCTGGTGGGGCAAAGCGACATTTTCGTCCAGCTCAAGAAGGATGTCCGGCAGTTGGCCCAGATGAACTGCAACGTGCTCATCCAAGGCGAGACCGGCACCGGCAAGGAGCTGGTGGCGAGGGGCATCCACATGCTCTCCCCCCGCTCCCACGAACGGTTCATGGCCATCAACTGCGGCACCTTCACCGCCGAGCTTATGGACAAGGAACTATTCGGTCACGAGAAGGGAGCGTTCACAGGGGCCAACCGAAGCCAGAAGGGCATCCTCGAAGCAGCGGACGGCGGAACGGTATTTTTTGACGAGATAGGCGAGCTGCCCCTGAACATGCAGGTCAAGCTGCTCAGGGTGCTCCAGGAGCGCAACTTCCTGCGCGTGGGCGGCACCAGGGAAATTCCCGTGGACATCCGGGTCATCGCGGCCACCAACTGCGACCTGCACGAACTGGTGGAAAAGGGGGAGTTCCGGCAGGACCTCTACTACCGGCTGAACGTGGTCACCCTGTATGCCCCGCCGCTCAGGGAGCATCGCGAGGACATCCCGCTCCTGGTCGGCCATTTCCTGGAAAAGCACCGTCAACCGGGGCAGACCGTCAAGGCCATCGCCCAGGAAACCCTGGACATCCTCACGTCCTACCCATTCCCCGGCAACGTGCGCGAGCTGGAAAACGTCGTCCAGCGGGCACTGGCTCTCGGCCAGGGCGCGGTCTTCACCCCGGAGCTTTTGCCCGACGAAATCGCCGAAACCGAGGTCAAGGCGCCGCTTCCCACCCTGGAGGACATGGAAAAGGCCTGCATCAAAAAAGCGTTGGCCGCGTCGGCCGGAAACAAGACGCAGGCCGCGCGCGTCCTGGGCATCGACCGCGTTTCGCTGTGGCGCAAGATCAAGCGTTTCCGGCTGGAATAG
- a CDS encoding S16 family serine protease, translating to MGWFGKRRSSTPAEETPVRVEPLEARSASPAEHKPLREQVEGAGLPPEILDAATAECDRMDGLDPASPEYSISLNFLEVILSLPWNTATSDNLDIVRAEEILNARHYGLHRVKDRVLEFLAVKSLCARRNPRILLVDDEVIARENLTIVFKADGYEVEAVGNGLEAVAAMEREPANIVVSDLKMDGMDGMELLQVLRKRWPDTKVVMITGYATVKTAVDAMRQGADQYLGKPVNLTTLRRYVAELWEQSLRARHLRGFVLCFTGPPGMGKTSIGKAVAEALGRKFIHLSLAGLRDEAELRGHRRTYVGAMPGRIIQGLRKAGTRNPVILLDEVDKAVRDFQGDAVSVLLEMLDAEQNTAFVDHYLGLPFDLSNVLFICTANGVDRLPAPLRDRLEIIEFPSYTPGEKLQIATRHLIPELLNQHGLDDRLVTVPAATAARLISGYARESGLRGLRQQIASLCRKLAKRVLIEGEDAVTVDEAMLQDLLGAPTHSFASARTTPRVGLAASLAWTEDGGEIIFVEAARMRGSKQLILTGSLGEVLRESARTALSFCRSRAETFGIDPEFYAASDIHVHIPAGAISKEGPSAGVAITLALISLLTGRAVRRDVASTGELSLLGEVLPVGGIREKLMAARGAGMSVVILPQGCEARVGSVEEEVVEGLDIRFVTTMEEAAAIALCEAAIPAGNA from the coding sequence ATGGGCTGGTTCGGCAAACGAAGGTCTTCCACTCCCGCAGAGGAGACGCCCGTTAGGGTGGAACCCCTTGAGGCGCGTTCCGCGTCGCCAGCGGAGCATAAGCCCCTGCGCGAGCAGGTGGAGGGCGCAGGGCTTCCACCCGAGATTCTGGATGCCGCCACGGCCGAGTGCGACCGTATGGACGGTCTGGACCCGGCTTCGCCCGAATACTCCATCAGCCTGAATTTTCTTGAAGTCATTCTGTCGCTCCCGTGGAACACGGCGACCAGCGACAACCTGGACATCGTCCGGGCGGAAGAAATCCTCAATGCCCGCCATTACGGATTGCATCGCGTCAAGGACCGCGTCCTGGAATTCCTCGCGGTCAAGAGCCTGTGCGCCCGACGCAATCCGCGCATTCTGCTCGTGGACGACGAGGTCATCGCCCGCGAAAACCTGACCATAGTGTTCAAGGCGGACGGCTACGAGGTCGAGGCCGTGGGCAACGGGCTTGAGGCCGTGGCCGCCATGGAGCGCGAACCGGCCAACATCGTGGTCTCGGACCTCAAGATGGACGGCATGGACGGCATGGAACTGCTCCAGGTCCTGCGCAAGCGGTGGCCGGACACCAAGGTCGTCATGATTACGGGCTACGCCACGGTGAAGACCGCGGTGGACGCCATGCGCCAGGGCGCGGACCAGTATCTCGGCAAGCCGGTCAATCTGACCACGCTGCGCCGGTACGTGGCCGAACTGTGGGAGCAGAGCCTTCGGGCCAGGCATCTGCGCGGCTTCGTGCTCTGCTTTACGGGGCCTCCGGGCATGGGCAAGACCTCCATCGGCAAGGCCGTGGCCGAGGCCCTGGGCCGCAAGTTCATTCATCTTTCCCTGGCCGGACTGCGCGACGAGGCCGAGTTGCGCGGACACCGGCGGACCTATGTGGGAGCCATGCCGGGCCGGATCATTCAGGGGCTGCGCAAGGCGGGCACCCGCAATCCGGTGATCCTGCTCGATGAGGTGGACAAGGCGGTTCGGGATTTTCAGGGCGATGCCGTTTCCGTCCTGCTCGAAATGCTCGACGCAGAGCAGAACACGGCCTTTGTGGACCATTACCTTGGTCTGCCTTTCGATCTTTCCAATGTCCTTTTCATTTGCACGGCCAACGGTGTGGACCGGCTTCCGGCTCCGTTGCGCGACCGGCTGGAGATCATCGAGTTCCCCAGCTACACGCCGGGCGAGAAGTTGCAGATCGCAACCCGTCATCTCATTCCCGAACTCCTGAATCAGCACGGCCTGGATGACAGGCTGGTGACCGTTCCCGCCGCGACAGCGGCCCGGCTGATTTCCGGCTACGCCCGCGAATCCGGCCTGCGCGGTTTGCGCCAGCAGATCGCCTCCCTCTGCCGTAAGCTGGCCAAGCGCGTTCTGATCGAGGGCGAGGACGCGGTCACGGTGGATGAAGCCATGCTTCAGGATCTTCTTGGCGCGCCGACTCACTCCTTCGCGTCGGCCAGAACCACGCCCCGCGTGGGACTGGCCGCCAGCCTGGCCTGGACCGAGGACGGCGGCGAGATAATCTTCGTGGAGGCGGCCCGTATGCGGGGCAGCAAGCAGCTCATTCTGACCGGCTCACTGGGCGAGGTCCTGCGCGAGTCGGCCAGGACCGCGTTGAGTTTTTGCCGCAGCCGTGCCGAGACCTTCGGCATCGACCCGGAGTTTTATGCGGCCTCGGACATTCACGTGCACATCCCGGCGGGCGCGATTTCCAAGGAAGGCCCGTCGGCGGGCGTGGCCATCACCCTCGCGCTCATTTCCCTGCTCACCGGGCGGGCCGTGCGCCGGGACGTGGCCTCGACCGGCGAGCTGTCGCTGCTGGGCGAGGTCCTGCCCGTGGGCGGCATCCGCGAAAAGCTCATGGCCGCGCGCGGCGCGGGCATGTCCGTGGTCATCCTGCCGCAGGGGTGCGAGGCCAGGGTGGGATCGGTCGAGGAAGAGGTGGTCGAGGGGCTGGATATCCGGTTCGTGACGACCATGGAGGAGGCCGCGGCCATCGCCCTGTGCGAAGCGGCTATTCCAGCCGGAAACGCTTGA
- a CDS encoding universal stress protein encodes MSLFSAVKQMVDKHYAAQAAANCNTCSVGTWVVCHELHLQEESAGSPLVTFLKGLRKSRRAHEATRTVTTTATAPTAPTACGEKTQYKILVVCKDRKFSHSIADYAVNMARKTHSSLVAVNIDESGWDFEGFRSQAERDIEYFSHKASDAGLCFRHEVRQGDESAVVAHMHEQDPGFRYVMDDSAAVCKNRSRIPVYTRAVLRTK; translated from the coding sequence ATGTCTCTCTTCAGTGCGGTCAAACAGATGGTGGACAAGCATTATGCGGCCCAGGCGGCGGCAAACTGCAACACGTGCAGCGTGGGTACGTGGGTCGTCTGCCATGAGCTTCATCTTCAGGAGGAATCGGCGGGCTCTCCGCTGGTGACGTTCCTGAAAGGCCTCAGAAAAAGCCGCCGCGCTCACGAAGCAACCAGGACCGTCACGACCACGGCCACCGCCCCAACCGCCCCAACCGCCTGCGGGGAAAAAACGCAATACAAGATTCTCGTGGTCTGCAAGGATCGGAAATTCTCGCACAGCATCGCCGACTATGCCGTGAACATGGCGCGCAAGACCCACAGCTCCCTGGTCGCCGTGAACATCGACGAGTCCGGCTGGGACTTCGAGGGATTCCGCAGTCAGGCCGAACGCGACATCGAGTATTTCAGCCATAAGGCTTCCGACGCGGGCCTCTGCTTCCGCCATGAAGTCCGCCAGGGAGACGAGAGCGCCGTCGTCGCCCACATGCATGAACAGGACCCCGGCTTCCGTTACGTGATGGACGACTCCGCAGCCGTCTGCAAGAACAGAAGCCGCATCCCAGTCTACACCAGGGCCGTGCTGCGGACGAAATAG
- a CDS encoding SLC13 family permease, translating to MTPEIITVLAVLLLAILLFIFEWVRVDVVGIIMMVLLPLLGLVTPQQAISGLSSNAVVSIIAVIIIGAGLDKTGVMNTMARVILRFAGKSESRIMTLIAGTVAVISGFMQNIGAAALFLPAAKRIGNQTGVPVGRLLMPMGFCAIIGGCLTLVGSSPLILLNDLMIVGGHKYEAFHLFGVTPLGLLLVAAALLYFILFGRFILPARSSEESSGPMSSVLTGTYNNIGSLYELAVPADWTNDAPLKSLDIRPIYFCTLVAICRGNGKQHIFAPSPDETIRPGDEIVVVGPSEFVEIMARDLGWELRPELTTFAEELSPNNAGIMEGIVTPRSEFMGNTLAELRIRERFQVSPLAIFRGDKIFVSGLSEIIIESGDALLLHGRWEMFHLLKGLPDLVFTETVKGELLRTDKAWLAVLWLAVALAMILGFHVQLSIALLTGALGMVLTKVLTIDEAYQSVDWMTVFLLGGLIPLGMAFENTGAAKFIADTIMAALGTPTALVLLTVIGVLTSFFTLVASNVGATVLLVPLSMNMALNAGVDPRVAALTVAVAASNTFILPTHQVNALIMRPGGYRTIDYVKSGAGMTLLYMVVMVSGLMLFY from the coding sequence ATGACCCCAGAGATCATTACGGTTTTGGCCGTACTGCTGCTTGCCATACTGCTTTTCATATTCGAATGGGTCCGAGTCGACGTGGTCGGCATCATCATGATGGTGCTGTTGCCGCTGCTCGGACTGGTCACCCCGCAACAGGCCATCAGCGGCCTGAGCAGCAACGCCGTGGTGTCCATCATCGCGGTCATCATCATCGGCGCCGGGCTCGACAAGACCGGCGTGATGAACACCATGGCCCGGGTCATCCTGCGCTTCGCGGGCAAAAGCGAATCGCGCATCATGACCCTGATCGCCGGAACCGTGGCCGTCATCTCCGGCTTCATGCAGAACATCGGGGCGGCGGCCCTCTTCCTGCCCGCCGCCAAGCGCATCGGCAACCAAACCGGCGTCCCGGTGGGACGGCTGCTCATGCCCATGGGGTTCTGCGCCATCATCGGCGGCTGCCTGACCCTGGTTGGCTCCAGCCCGCTCATCCTGCTCAACGACCTGATGATCGTGGGCGGTCACAAATACGAAGCGTTCCACCTGTTCGGCGTCACCCCGCTCGGATTGCTCCTGGTGGCCGCGGCCCTGCTCTACTTCATCCTGTTCGGCCGCTTCATCCTGCCAGCCCGCTCGTCCGAAGAAAGCTCCGGTCCCATGTCCTCCGTCCTCACGGGCACCTATAACAACATCGGCTCCCTGTACGAACTGGCCGTGCCCGCCGACTGGACAAACGACGCCCCGCTCAAGTCCCTCGACATCCGGCCCATCTACTTTTGCACGCTGGTGGCCATCTGCCGGGGAAACGGCAAACAGCACATCTTCGCGCCTTCGCCCGACGAGACCATCCGGCCCGGCGACGAAATCGTGGTCGTGGGGCCAAGCGAATTCGTGGAGATCATGGCCCGAGACCTCGGCTGGGAACTGCGCCCGGAACTGACCACCTTCGCCGAGGAACTCTCCCCCAACAATGCGGGCATCATGGAGGGCATCGTCACACCCCGCTCCGAGTTCATGGGCAACACCCTCGCCGAGCTGCGCATCCGCGAACGGTTCCAGGTCTCGCCCCTGGCCATCTTCCGGGGCGACAAGATCTTCGTCAGCGGCCTGTCCGAAATCATCATCGAATCTGGTGACGCCCTACTCCTGCACGGCCGATGGGAGATGTTCCACCTGCTCAAGGGGCTGCCCGACCTGGTCTTTACCGAAACCGTGAAGGGAGAACTGCTGCGCACGGACAAGGCGTGGCTGGCCGTGCTCTGGCTGGCCGTGGCCCTGGCCATGATCCTCGGCTTCCACGTCCAACTCTCCATCGCGCTCCTGACCGGCGCGCTGGGCATGGTCCTGACCAAGGTCCTGACCATCGACGAGGCGTATCAATCCGTGGACTGGATGACCGTCTTCCTGCTCGGCGGACTCATTCCGCTGGGCATGGCCTTCGAAAACACGGGCGCGGCCAAATTCATCGCGGACACCATCATGGCGGCCCTCGGCACGCCGACCGCTCTGGTCCTGCTCACGGTCATCGGCGTCCTGACATCCTTCTTCACCCTGGTGGCCTCCAATGTGGGCGCGACCGTGCTCCTCGTCCCGCTGTCCATGAACATGGCCCTCAACGCGGGCGTGGACCCGAGGGTGGCGGCATTGACCGTGGCCGTGGCCGCGTCCAACACCTTCATCCTGCCGACCCACCAGGTCAACGCGCTCATCATGCGCCCGGGCGGATACCGCACCATCGACTACGTCAAGAGCGGGGCCGGAATGACCTTGCTCTACATGGTTGTCATGGTATCCGGCTTAATGCTATTCTATTAA
- the nhaB gene encoding sodium/proton antiporter NhaB, which yields MKTPLSKTFVETFLGNAPGWYKLTIIGFLVLNPVLMLTVGPFVAGWALIAEFIFTLAMALKCYPLPAGGLLALEAVIMGLTTPETVYHEALKNFEVILLLIFMVAGIYFMKDFLQFTFTRILVRVRSKKAIALLFCLAGAFLSAFLDALTVTAVIMAVAYGFYNVYHRFVSGQDNAPSHDLISDDSIKDTNREELLQFRGFLRNLMMHGAVGTALGGVCTLVGEPQNLLVGAEMGWHFIPFFLHAMPVTIPVLFVGLLTCLAVEQFHLFGYGYQLPGNIRSFLLETAIQMEQKQGDKGKVKLVLQALTGLWLICALAFHLAAVGLIGLSVIILLTAFTGITEEHQLGHAFEEALPFTALLVVFFSVVAVIHSQGLFAPIIGYVLSMKGQNQLVAYFIANGLLSSISDNVFVATVYISETKLHFIHVLDAIPNIGMTGQALMAKLTDPHVARADVIATLPQGTAELVRSTMEHFDKLAVAINTGTNIPSVATPNGQAAFLFLLTSALAPVIRLSYGRMVLLALPYTITMSIAGLTAVYLFL from the coding sequence ATGAAGACACCGTTGTCAAAAACCTTTGTCGAAACCTTCCTCGGAAACGCCCCTGGATGGTACAAACTTACCATCATCGGATTCCTCGTACTCAACCCCGTGCTCATGCTGACAGTCGGCCCGTTCGTCGCAGGCTGGGCACTCATCGCCGAATTCATCTTCACCCTGGCCATGGCCCTGAAATGCTACCCGCTCCCGGCAGGCGGCCTGCTCGCCCTGGAAGCAGTGATAATGGGCCTGACCACGCCTGAAACGGTATACCACGAAGCCCTGAAGAACTTCGAAGTCATCCTTCTGCTGATCTTCATGGTCGCCGGCATCTACTTCATGAAGGACTTCTTGCAGTTCACCTTCACCCGCATTCTGGTGCGGGTGCGCTCCAAGAAGGCCATCGCACTCCTGTTCTGCCTGGCGGGCGCATTCCTGTCCGCCTTCCTGGACGCCCTGACCGTCACCGCCGTCATCATGGCCGTGGCCTACGGGTTCTACAACGTCTATCACAGGTTCGTGTCCGGCCAGGACAACGCTCCCTCCCATGACCTGATCTCCGACGACAGCATCAAGGACACCAACCGCGAGGAGCTGCTCCAGTTCAGGGGCTTCCTGCGCAACCTGATGATGCACGGCGCGGTGGGCACCGCCCTTGGCGGCGTGTGCACCCTGGTCGGCGAGCCGCAGAACCTGCTGGTCGGCGCGGAAATGGGCTGGCACTTCATCCCGTTCTTCCTGCACGCCATGCCCGTGACCATCCCGGTCCTGTTTGTGGGCCTGCTGACCTGCCTCGCCGTTGAGCAGTTCCACCTCTTCGGCTACGGGTACCAACTGCCCGGCAACATCCGCTCCTTCCTGCTGGAGACCGCCATCCAAATGGAGCAGAAACAGGGCGACAAGGGCAAGGTCAAGCTGGTCCTCCAGGCCCTCACCGGCCTGTGGCTCATCTGCGCCCTGGCCTTCCACCTCGCTGCGGTCGGCCTCATCGGCCTGTCGGTCATCATCCTCCTGACCGCCTTCACCGGCATCACCGAGGAGCATCAGCTCGGCCACGCCTTCGAGGAGGCCCTGCCGTTCACCGCTCTGCTGGTGGTCTTCTTCTCCGTGGTCGCGGTCATCCACAGCCAGGGACTCTTCGCGCCGATCATCGGATACGTGCTGAGCATGAAGGGACAAAACCAGTTGGTGGCCTACTTCATCGCCAACGGCCTGCTCTCCTCCATCTCGGACAACGTCTTCGTCGCCACGGTGTACATCTCCGAAACCAAGCTGCACTTCATCCACGTCCTGGACGCCATCCCGAACATCGGCATGACCGGCCAAGCCCTCATGGCCAAGCTGACGGATCCCCACGTGGCGCGGGCCGACGTCATCGCCACGCTGCCGCAGGGCACCGCGGAACTCGTCCGCTCGACCATGGAGCACTTCGACAAGCTGGCCGTCGCCATCAACACCGGAACCAACATCCCGTCCGTGGCCACCCCGAACGGCCAGGCCGCGTTCCTGTTCCTGCTGACCAGCGCACTGGCCCCGGTTATCCGCCTCTCTTACGGACGGATGGTCCTGCTGGCCCTGCCCTACACCATCACCATGTCCATTGCCGGACTGACGGCGGTGTATCTCTTCCTCTAA
- a CDS encoding methylglyoxal synthase codes for MDRIKNIAVVAHDNCKDELLDFIDCNREAIVRHNLIATGTTGRLVESLLSEGGAGAGEHKRVQRLKSGPLGGDQQLGAMISDGKVDILIFFWDPMEPQPHDVDVKALLRLAVLYNIPTASNRSSAEFLISSAFFDHEFSIKPGRFFEYADRHLK; via the coding sequence ATGGACAGGATCAAGAATATCGCGGTGGTCGCTCACGACAACTGCAAGGACGAATTGCTCGATTTCATAGACTGCAACCGCGAGGCCATCGTCAGGCACAACCTGATCGCCACGGGGACCACGGGACGGCTGGTGGAGTCGCTGCTGTCCGAGGGCGGAGCCGGCGCGGGAGAGCACAAGCGCGTCCAGCGGCTCAAGTCCGGCCCGTTGGGCGGCGACCAGCAGCTCGGAGCCATGATAAGCGACGGCAAGGTGGACATCCTCATTTTCTTTTGGGACCCCATGGAGCCGCAGCCCCACGACGTGGACGTCAAGGCGCTGCTTCGCCTCGCCGTGCTCTACAACATTCCCACCGCCAGCAACCGCTCCTCGGCCGAATTCCTGATTTCGTCGGCCTTTTTCGATCATGAGTTCAGCATCAAACCGGGCCGTTTCTTCGAGTATGCCGACAGGCATTTGAAATAG
- a CDS encoding ferritin-like domain-containing protein, whose product MSTKEERRQKVIEVLNKARSMELQAIHQYMNQHYNLDDMDYGELAAKMKLIAIDEMRHAEAFAERVKELGGEPTDHLSKPVAKGQKIDVIYRYDAGEEDDTIDVYNQFLLVCRENGDSISVKLLETIIDEEQAHFNYFDAVKDHIGNLGDTYLSRIAGTSSSTGLAPQGFVITGQD is encoded by the coding sequence ATGTCCACCAAGGAAGAACGGCGTCAAAAAGTCATCGAAGTCCTGAACAAAGCACGTTCAATGGAGTTGCAGGCCATTCACCAATACATGAACCAGCACTACAACCTGGACGACATGGATTACGGCGAGCTGGCCGCCAAGATGAAGCTCATCGCCATCGACGAGATGCGCCACGCCGAAGCCTTCGCCGAACGGGTCAAGGAGCTGGGCGGCGAGCCCACGGACCACCTCTCCAAACCCGTGGCCAAGGGACAGAAAATCGACGTCATCTACCGCTACGACGCGGGCGAGGAAGACGACACCATCGACGTCTACAACCAGTTCCTCCTGGTCTGCCGCGAAAACGGCGACTCCATCAGCGTGAAGCTGCTCGAAACGATCATCGACGAGGAGCAGGCCCATTTCAACTACTTCGACGCCGTCAAGGACCACATCGGCAACCTGGGCGACACCTACCTCTCCCGCATCGCGGGCACTTCCTCCTCCACCGGGTTGGCCCCGCAGGGATTCGTCATCACCGGACAGGATTAG